One Ranitomeya variabilis isolate aRanVar5 chromosome 5, aRanVar5.hap1, whole genome shotgun sequence DNA window includes the following coding sequences:
- the LOC143775590 gene encoding uncharacterized protein LOC143775590 isoform X2 — translation MDPSRPLFYRMGAYGRRIRRDPFFGGSVAPIRFFQLSMLQKVDTFPRQPQNYINRTGEPHFSMCHEERTQILPARENTDPASKRDPASKRDPASKRDPASKRDPASKRHPASNPSSKRHPVSERHPASKRDPARDCYEEEGGAAAAAEEQLHEGDGQGGEMRGAGAHSSSQSGARRRVPQSTYHSRRNARRGSQRRASQRAPEQDEEEDEGIDVDTLFQAVQSREPLWNMSDRRHADQYVTRRLWEEVCNAVIDNWEELNAGAQDLARNRVIVRWRSLRDRFKREFNKEMQAPSGSRGRRSRYKHSRALSFLRSTLLSRSTVSSTREPASELHPSGAIPQGSATGDHVDPSVSAPSLLCDPSAPSTSAGAAGWTSSLEAAGDEIEFPLPHPSDTAATSRPPLGSGRQRQRGQERSYAPEFLHLNAAFQNAIKLLGEQTSAGYNMLHKCILELSSRLDRLQSDANQSPRHCFFQSVLRHMENLTPDLQMHVMQGCHTALVQAMSQAPPPTLHVSTPFPSQVAVYPPIRPPPVHPPPVHPSPVHPPPVHPTPSPYLSSPLSISQFLPSPFHSSPLTSPFPPPPTPSPYLPQTISVPQLPSQPHVFTTHSTSVPPRDVLSPPIDVARPVSPSATISTPNYENL, via the exons atggatccgtcgcgtccgttattttatagaatgggcgcctatggacgacggatccgtcgcgatccgttttttggcggatccgtcgccccaatccgtttttttcaactgagcatgctccaaaaagttgatacttttcccagacaaccccaaaactatataaacaggacaggtgagcCTCATTTTTCAATGTGCCATGAAGAGAGAacacagatcctgccagcaagagagaatacagatcctgccagcaagagagatcctgccagcaagagagatcctgccagcaagagagatcctgccagcaagagagatcctgccagcaagagacatcctgccagcaatccctccagcaagagacatcctgtcagcgagagacatcctgccagcaagagagaccctgccagagactgctat gaagaagaaggaggagcagcagcagcagcagaggagcagcttcatgaaggagacgggcagggtggagaaatgagaggagcgggagcgcatagt tcttcacaatccggggctcgacgtagagttcctcagagcacctaccatagtcgtcggaatgctaggCGCGGCAGTCAAcgcaga gcttcacagcgtgctcccgaacaggatgaggaagaggacgagggcatagatgtggacaccctcttccaagcggtccaaagtcgggagccgttatggaacatgtcggaccgccgccatgctgaccagtacgtcacccgacggctatgggaggaagtgtgcaatgCTGTcattgataactgggaggaactcaatgctggggcccaggatctagcac gtaacagggtaatcgtgcggtggcggtcactgagggatcgctttaagagggagttcaataaggagatgcaggccccgagtggatctagaggacgcaggagcaggtataagcattccagagccctgtcgttcctccggtcgacgctgctgagcagaag tactgtcagcagcactcgggagcctgcatcagagttgcacccctctggagcgatccctcaggggtccgccaccggggaccacgtcgacccttctgtgtctgcaccttcccttttgtgtgatccctcggccccatccaccagcgctggagcagcagggtggacttcgtcacttgaagctgcaggtgatgagattgagttccctttaccccacccctctgacactgccgcaacatctagaccacctttggggtcaggacggcagcgccagagaggtcaggaaaggagctatgcgcctgaatttttgcatttgaatgcagccttccagaatgccatcaagcttttgggtgagcaaacgtctgctgggtacaatatgcttcaCAAATGCATattggaactcagcagtcgtctggataggctgcagtcagatgcaaaccagtcaccaagacactgtttttttcagtcagtcctcaggcacatggagaatctaactcctgacctgcagatgcatgtgatgcaaggctgccacactgctctagtgcaggcgatgtcccaagcccctccacccacccttcatgtttcaacacctttcccctctcaagtcgccgtctatcctcccatccgtcctcctcccgtccatcctcctcccgtccatccttctcccgtccatcctcctcccgtccatcctactccttcgccatacctttcttcccccctcagtatttcccaattcctaccttcccctttccattcttcccctttaacttcaccgttcccacccccaccaacaccttcaccatacctcccacagaccatatctgtacctcaactcccttcccaacctcatgttttcaccacccattccacttctgttcctccccgtgatgtcctgtccccccctatcgacgtggcccgccctgtcagcccctccgctactatctccaccccaaattatgagaacctttaa
- the LOC143775590 gene encoding uncharacterized protein LOC143775590 isoform X1: protein MDPSRPLFYRMGAYGRRIRRDPFFGGSVAPIRFFQLSMLQKVDTFPRQPQNYINRTGEPHFSMCHEERTQILPARENTDPASKRDPASKRDPASKRDPASKRDPASKRHPASNPSSKRHPVSERHPASKRDPARDCYILGTKTDSGRIKMSSSESPPSHRQAPEEEEGGAAAAAEEQLHEGDGQGGEMRGAGAHSSSQSGARRRVPQSTYHSRRNARRGSQRRASQRAPEQDEEEDEGIDVDTLFQAVQSREPLWNMSDRRHADQYVTRRLWEEVCNAVIDNWEELNAGAQDLARNRVIVRWRSLRDRFKREFNKEMQAPSGSRGRRSRYKHSRALSFLRSTLLSRSTVSSTREPASELHPSGAIPQGSATGDHVDPSVSAPSLLCDPSAPSTSAGAAGWTSSLEAAGDEIEFPLPHPSDTAATSRPPLGSGRQRQRGQERSYAPEFLHLNAAFQNAIKLLGEQTSAGYNMLHKCILELSSRLDRLQSDANQSPRHCFFQSVLRHMENLTPDLQMHVMQGCHTALVQAMSQAPPPTLHVSTPFPSQVAVYPPIRPPPVHPPPVHPSPVHPPPVHPTPSPYLSSPLSISQFLPSPFHSSPLTSPFPPPPTPSPYLPQTISVPQLPSQPHVFTTHSTSVPPRDVLSPPIDVARPVSPSATISTPNYENL from the exons atggatccgtcgcgtccgttattttatagaatgggcgcctatggacgacggatccgtcgcgatccgttttttggcggatccgtcgccccaatccgtttttttcaactgagcatgctccaaaaagttgatacttttcccagacaaccccaaaactatataaacaggacaggtgagcCTCATTTTTCAATGTGCCATGAAGAGAGAacacagatcctgccagcaagagagaatacagatcctgccagcaagagagatcctgccagcaagagagatcctgccagcaagagagatcctgccagcaagagagatcctgccagcaagagacatcctgccagcaatccctccagcaagagacatcctgtcagcgagagacatcctgccagcaagagagaccctgccagagactgctat attctagggaccaagacagACTCAGGCAGAATAAAAATGTCTTCATCTGagagccccccctcacatcgtcaggcacctgag gaagaagaaggaggagcagcagcagcagcagaggagcagcttcatgaaggagacgggcagggtggagaaatgagaggagcgggagcgcatagt tcttcacaatccggggctcgacgtagagttcctcagagcacctaccatagtcgtcggaatgctaggCGCGGCAGTCAAcgcaga gcttcacagcgtgctcccgaacaggatgaggaagaggacgagggcatagatgtggacaccctcttccaagcggtccaaagtcgggagccgttatggaacatgtcggaccgccgccatgctgaccagtacgtcacccgacggctatgggaggaagtgtgcaatgCTGTcattgataactgggaggaactcaatgctggggcccaggatctagcac gtaacagggtaatcgtgcggtggcggtcactgagggatcgctttaagagggagttcaataaggagatgcaggccccgagtggatctagaggacgcaggagcaggtataagcattccagagccctgtcgttcctccggtcgacgctgctgagcagaag tactgtcagcagcactcgggagcctgcatcagagttgcacccctctggagcgatccctcaggggtccgccaccggggaccacgtcgacccttctgtgtctgcaccttcccttttgtgtgatccctcggccccatccaccagcgctggagcagcagggtggacttcgtcacttgaagctgcaggtgatgagattgagttccctttaccccacccctctgacactgccgcaacatctagaccacctttggggtcaggacggcagcgccagagaggtcaggaaaggagctatgcgcctgaatttttgcatttgaatgcagccttccagaatgccatcaagcttttgggtgagcaaacgtctgctgggtacaatatgcttcaCAAATGCATattggaactcagcagtcgtctggataggctgcagtcagatgcaaaccagtcaccaagacactgtttttttcagtcagtcctcaggcacatggagaatctaactcctgacctgcagatgcatgtgatgcaaggctgccacactgctctagtgcaggcgatgtcccaagcccctccacccacccttcatgtttcaacacctttcccctctcaagtcgccgtctatcctcccatccgtcctcctcccgtccatcctcctcccgtccatccttctcccgtccatcctcctcccgtccatcctactccttcgccatacctttcttcccccctcagtatttcccaattcctaccttcccctttccattcttcccctttaacttcaccgttcccacccccaccaacaccttcaccatacctcccacagaccatatctgtacctcaactcccttcccaacctcatgttttcaccacccattccacttctgttcctccccgtgatgtcctgtccccccctatcgacgtggcccgccctgtcagcccctccgctactatctccaccccaaattatgagaacctttaa